In Mytilus edulis chromosome 7, xbMytEdul2.2, whole genome shotgun sequence, a single genomic region encodes these proteins:
- the LOC139482988 gene encoding uncharacterized protein, whose translation MARKKKGWTPKQGKWSKEGLKEAVRHVKSGGMSKLKASKLYNIPRTTLLRRLKTMDLDSPATKPTVLAIKDEEALVGHILRMEERGFGLTITDVRKLAYEIAVRSGRKHCFNNDKKSAGYDWWQGFRDRYPCLSVRIPEGLSAARSSMLNPNVISAYFQKLGSFMDKLNIKDKPQQIFNADETGVSTVHDPSKVVGKRGKKSVHSKTSGERGENVTALCCVNAEARVLPPMLIFKGQRVSQALMDNAPANTLFACSKSSFIDSDLFNNWFKKLFIPNLPPQRPVLLILDGHSSHITVDLLETAVSNQIEMFCLPPHTTHWTQPLDRSVFGPLKRSYNLCCEAFLRQNPGRIVTRYDFCGLFKQAFNEKMNLVNIFSGFRATGIFPFKPNAIPIEAYGPSKTSVLQVEVEASIETGHDVSKDQNQSRLTTTANEEQSVSAVNPQVPSTSSEKTYLREILRPPEVVKQRTEKKTRRVTEARCLTERDFLNELKRKEEEKNRVQEGKDQRKMEREEKKKKKELDQTLKKRIKANKNTMKRLAKNKENDRSLAKDQSDSTCTYCNGNYMDDNSDDEDWVKCTRCSDWYHESCTGKFGHEHSHFVCNKH comes from the coding sequence ATGGCTAGAAAGAAAAAAGGATGGACTCCAAAGCAAGGAAAGTGGTCAAAAGAGGGTCTGAAAGAAGCGGTTCGCCATGTAAAGAGTGGGGGCATGTCTAAATTGAAAGCATCAAAGTTGTATAATATACCAAGAACAACACTACTTCGGAGACTGAAAACTATGGATCTGGATTCACCAGCAACAAAACCCACAGTACTTGCCATAAAGGATGAAGAAGCTTTGGTCGGGCATATACTAAGAATGGAGGAAAGAGGGTTTGGTTTAACTATCACAGATGTCCGAAAGCTAGCCTACGAGATAGCCGTAAGGTCGGGGAGAAAGCATTGTTTTAACAATGATAAGAAAAGTGCCGGTTATGATTGGTGGCAAGGGTTTAGAGATCGATATCCATGTTTATCTGTACGCATACCAGAGGGTCTAAGCGCAGCACGAAGTTCAATGCTGAATCCAAATGTCATTTCAGCTTACTTTCAAAAGCTTGGAAGTTTTATGGATAAACTGAACATTAAGGATAAACCCCAGCAAATTTTCAATGCGGATGAGACTGGCGTGAGTACTGTACATGATCCATCAAAGGTTGTAGGGAAAAGAGGCAAAAAGAGTGTGCATTCCAAAACAAGCGGAGAACGAGGCGAAAATGTAACCGCGTTATGCTGTGTGAACGCAGAGGCAAGAGTTCTACCACCAATGCTCATCTTTAAGGGACAAAGAGTAAGCCAAGCATTGATGGACAATGCACCAGCAAACACATTATTTGCATGCAGTAAGAGTTCATTTATTGATTCAGATTTATTCAATAATTGGTTTAAAAAGCTGTTTATACCTAATCTTCCTCCTCAGAGACCTGTGCTGCTCATACTGGATGGACATTCTTCACACATAACAGTGGATCTGTTGGAAACAGCCGTATCCAATCAGATAGAAATGTTCTGTCTTCCTCCCCATACAACGCACTGGACACAGCCACTCGATAGAAGCGTATTTGGACCGCTGAAAAGGTCGTACAATCTATGCTGTGAGGCATTTCTTAGGCAGAATCCAGGAAGAATAGTCACGCGCTACGATTTTTGTGGCTTATTCAAGCAAGCCTTTAATGAAAAAATGAATCTAGTGAATATATTCAGTGGCTTCAGAGCTACTGGGATATTTCCATTTAAACCGAATGCTATCCCAATAGAGGCATATGGACCATCAAAGACGTCTGTGCTCCAAGTCGAGGTTGAAGCATCAATAGAGACTGGCCATGATGTTAGCAAAGACCAGAACCAGTCGCGACTAACTACAACCGCCAATGAAGAGCAATCTGTCTCTGCCGTAAACCCGCAAGTTCCATCAACTTCATCCGAAAAAACTTATTTGAGAGAAATTCTAAGACCCCCTGAAGTCGTCAAACAAAGAACGGAGAAAAAGACTAGACGAGTAACAGAGGCTAGATGTCTAACAGAAAGAGATTTTTTAAATGAACTGAAACGAAAAGAAGAAGAGAAAAACAGAGTTCAAGAGGGAAAGGATCAAAGGAAAATGGAGAGGGaggaaaagaagaagaaaaaagaactGGATCAAACATTGAAGAAGAGAATTAAGGCAAATAAGAATACAATGAAGCGTTTGGCTAAAAACAAGGAGAATGACAGGTCATTAGCTAAAGACCAGTCTGACTCCACCTGTACTTATTGTAACGGGAACTACATGGATGACAACTCTGACGATGAAGACTGGGTTAAATGTACGAGATGTAGCGATTGGTATCATGAGTCGTGTACTGGAAAGTTTGGGCATGAACATTCACACTTCGTGTGTAACAAACATTGA